The Polyangiaceae bacterium genome includes a region encoding these proteins:
- a CDS encoding VOC family protein — protein MHFLHAMVRVRNLDDALDFFVGALGLRELRRKEHEKGRFTLVFLGTGSPGDSAELELTYNWDQSEPYTGGRNFGHLAFRVDDIYATCERLEARGVAILRPPRDGHMAFVRSPDQISIELLQRGDALPPKEPWLSRPNQGQW, from the coding sequence ATGCACTTCCTGCACGCCATGGTCAGGGTTCGGAACCTCGACGATGCCCTCGATTTCTTCGTGGGTGCCCTGGGCCTCAGGGAGCTCCGGCGCAAAGAGCACGAGAAGGGGCGCTTCACCCTGGTCTTCCTGGGCACGGGCTCGCCCGGGGACTCCGCCGAGCTCGAGCTCACCTACAACTGGGATCAGAGCGAGCCCTACACGGGCGGGCGTAACTTCGGGCACCTGGCCTTCCGGGTGGACGACATCTACGCGACCTGCGAGCGCCTCGAAGCGCGCGGCGTCGCCATCCTGCGCCCGCCGCGGGACGGTCACATGGCCTTCGTGCGCTCGCCGGATCAGATCTCGATCGAACTGCTCCAGCGCGGGGACGCGCTGCCGCCGAAGGAACCTTGGCTCTCGCGGCCGAACCAAGGGCAGTGGTGA
- the coaBC gene encoding bifunctional phosphopantothenoylcysteine decarboxylase/phosphopantothenate--cysteine ligase CoaBC, whose translation MTVRSPSQRPAPRSQPPAPLERRRGRLRDKRITLAVSGSIAAYKAVLLARLLVTEGAQVQTLFTRAASQFVGAATFAGITGKPVLTDMFDPAVAGELHVDLASKTDLLLVIPATADLLARLAGGRADDLITATALCAACPILVAPAMHPAMWAHPATQRNVELLTADGRVERVGPVYGEVASGEHGIGRMSEPEEILAAVLVKLAEHDLRGRHVVVTAGPTIEDIDPVRFLSNRSSGKMGFAVAERAAARGARVTLITGPAQLPTPYGVTRVDVRSAVAMRGAVWQALGPDLGAADALVMAAAVGDYRPAETHATKLKREGDQMRLELVQNPDILAEIGAARAGRRPVLVGFAVEADKNDKVVAYARAKLGSKKVDVVVANHADDSFGKDDNRVSLVTQDRVEPLPRSSKLELADQILDFLARRLEEQR comes from the coding sequence ATGACCGTTCGCTCCCCTTCCCAGCGGCCGGCACCTCGGTCCCAGCCGCCGGCGCCGCTCGAGCGCCGCCGCGGGCGGCTCCGGGACAAGCGCATCACGCTGGCGGTGTCGGGGAGCATCGCGGCCTACAAGGCCGTGCTCCTCGCGCGCCTGCTGGTCACCGAGGGAGCCCAGGTTCAAACCCTGTTCACGCGCGCGGCGAGTCAGTTCGTCGGGGCGGCGACCTTCGCCGGAATCACCGGCAAGCCGGTGCTCACCGACATGTTCGATCCGGCCGTCGCCGGGGAGCTCCACGTGGACCTCGCGAGCAAGACCGACCTCTTGCTGGTGATTCCCGCCACCGCGGACCTCTTGGCCCGACTGGCCGGCGGGCGCGCCGACGACCTGATCACGGCCACCGCGCTCTGCGCTGCCTGTCCGATCCTGGTCGCGCCGGCGATGCACCCGGCGATGTGGGCGCACCCCGCGACGCAGCGCAACGTCGAGCTCCTCACCGCCGACGGCCGCGTCGAACGCGTGGGCCCGGTCTACGGCGAGGTCGCCTCGGGCGAGCACGGGATCGGGCGCATGTCGGAGCCGGAGGAGATCCTCGCCGCGGTGCTGGTCAAGCTCGCAGAGCACGACCTCCGTGGGCGCCACGTCGTGGTCACGGCGGGCCCGACCATCGAGGACATCGATCCGGTGCGCTTCTTGAGCAACCGCTCGAGCGGCAAGATGGGCTTCGCCGTCGCCGAGCGGGCGGCCGCACGCGGCGCGCGCGTGACCCTGATCACCGGACCGGCGCAGCTGCCGACGCCCTACGGAGTCACGCGCGTCGATGTGCGCAGCGCAGTCGCCATGCGTGGCGCGGTCTGGCAGGCGCTGGGGCCGGACCTCGGCGCCGCGGACGCGCTGGTCATGGCGGCTGCGGTCGGGGACTACCGCCCCGCAGAGACGCACGCCACCAAGCTCAAGCGCGAAGGCGACCAGATGCGCCTCGAGCTGGTGCAAAATCCGGACATCCTCGCCGAGATCGGCGCCGCCCGCGCCGGCCGTCGCCCGGTGCTGGTCGGCTTCGCAGTGGAGGCGGACAAGAACGACAAGGTCGTGGCCTACGCGCGCGCCAAGCTCGGCTCGAAGAAGGTGGACGTGGTGGTCGCGAACCACGCGGACGACTCGTTCGGCAAGGACGACAACCGCGTGAGCCTGGTCACCCAGGACCGGGTCGAGCCGCTGCCGCGCAGCAGCAAGCTGGAGTTGGCCGACCAGATCCTCGACTTTCTGGCGCGCAGGCTGGAAGAGCAGCGCTGA
- a CDS encoding sigma-54-dependent Fis family transcriptional regulator, producing MVDAAVDASILVVDDSEDSRELARRHLAAHGHRVQLAASVEAAVELLGKGGFDLVVTDMRMPNASGLELVRYVHENFAATAVVVLTGFPDVHDAVSAVKLGADEYVSKPYSEAELLQAAQRALRSLRRRLIGLDEAEAANVARHGMIGVSRPMRQVFAAISKVAASSAGVLLTGESGVGKELVARAIHAESPRRQAPLVPVNCGAIPQELFESELFGHARGAFTGANNEQPGFFQAADGGTLFLDEVSELSPKLQVKLLRVLQDRQVYMLGATRPRKVDVRIVAATSRDLSAMIADGSFREDLYYRLAVVAIQVPPLRERGDDLILLARHFVARFADEQDRPPPELSEEALRALETHSWPGNVRELENLMHRLVVMGERDRIDIVDLPPSMRYLVPPSERRPRALEAVERDHIQSVLDSVGGNRSAAARILGIDRKTLREKLKPR from the coding sequence ATGGTGGACGCGGCGGTTGACGCCTCGATCCTCGTAGTCGACGACAGCGAAGACTCGCGGGAGCTCGCGCGCCGGCACCTCGCCGCGCACGGGCACCGGGTGCAGCTGGCCGCGAGCGTCGAAGCGGCGGTCGAGCTCCTCGGCAAGGGCGGGTTCGACTTGGTCGTCACCGACATGCGCATGCCGAACGCCAGCGGGCTCGAGCTGGTGCGCTACGTCCACGAGAACTTCGCCGCGACCGCGGTCGTGGTGCTCACCGGCTTCCCCGACGTCCACGACGCCGTGTCGGCCGTGAAGCTCGGAGCCGACGAGTACGTCAGCAAGCCTTATTCCGAGGCGGAGTTGCTCCAGGCAGCGCAGCGGGCCCTGCGCAGCCTCAGGCGCAGGCTGATCGGCCTGGACGAGGCGGAGGCCGCCAACGTCGCCCGCCACGGCATGATCGGCGTCTCCCGGCCCATGCGCCAGGTGTTCGCGGCGATCTCCAAGGTCGCCGCCAGCAGTGCCGGCGTGCTCCTGACCGGCGAGAGCGGCGTCGGCAAAGAGCTCGTGGCGCGCGCCATCCACGCCGAGAGCCCGCGGCGGCAAGCGCCCTTGGTCCCCGTCAACTGTGGCGCCATCCCGCAGGAGCTGTTCGAGAGCGAGCTCTTCGGCCACGCGCGCGGCGCGTTCACCGGCGCCAACAACGAGCAGCCCGGGTTCTTTCAGGCGGCGGACGGGGGCACGCTGTTCTTGGACGAGGTGAGCGAGCTCAGCCCGAAGCTCCAGGTGAAGCTCCTCAGGGTGCTGCAAGACCGCCAGGTCTACATGCTCGGCGCCACCCGCCCGCGCAAGGTGGACGTGCGCATCGTCGCCGCCACCAGCCGGGACTTGAGCGCGATGATCGCCGACGGCTCGTTCCGCGAAGACCTCTACTACCGGCTCGCCGTGGTGGCGATCCAGGTGCCCCCGCTCAGAGAGCGTGGTGACGATCTGATCTTGTTGGCGCGGCACTTCGTCGCGCGCTTTGCGGACGAGCAGGACCGCCCGCCGCCGGAGCTCTCGGAAGAGGCGCTCCGCGCTCTGGAGACGCACTCCTGGCCGGGCAACGTGCGCGAGCTCGAGAACCTGATGCACCGCCTGGTGGTGATGGGCGAGCGGGATCGCATCGACATCGTCGATCTTCCGCCGAGCATGCGCTACCTGGTCCCTCCCAGCGAGCGCCGCCCTCGAGCCCTGGAGGCAGTGGAGCGCGACCACATCCAGAGCGTGCTCGACAGCGTCGGCGGCAATCGCAGCGCCGCCGCCCGCATCCTCGGCATCGACCGAAAGACGCTGCGCGAGAAGCTGAAGCCCCGGTGA
- the nrfD gene encoding polysulfide reductase NrfD: MPGGLSDFVAALKEVPKGGRGYRTWVLFLLLVIGLGVWAYVIQLREGLVVTNMRNQVAWGFYISNFTFLVGVAAAAVLLVIPAYVYNFKPIKEIAFLGEMMAITAIVMCILFVTVDVGSPQNLWHLMPGVGRPNFPVSLLTWDILVLNGYLVINASVFFFILYKVAHGKKYTAILPLILLSIPWAVGIHTVTAFLYNGLVARPFWNASILAPRFLASAFCSGPALMILVLQVVGKQFRIAMDERALFKIAELVSYALAFNLFLFGAEAFKEFYSQSHHMAPMQYLYFGLHGHAALVPLMWTALALNCTAFVLFVVRKTREKKRFLNLGCVLILIGVYIEKGLGLVVPGFTPDALGEIYEYVPSQIELAIAAGIWASGALVYTLLAKFSIPVFIKAGQFVQLEES, translated from the coding sequence ATGCCAGGTGGGCTCTCGGACTTCGTCGCGGCGCTGAAGGAGGTCCCCAAGGGCGGGCGTGGCTACCGCACTTGGGTACTGTTCCTGCTTCTGGTGATCGGCCTCGGAGTCTGGGCCTACGTGATCCAGCTCAGAGAAGGGTTGGTCGTCACCAACATGCGCAACCAGGTGGCCTGGGGATTCTACATCTCCAACTTCACCTTCCTGGTCGGCGTGGCAGCGGCCGCGGTGCTCCTGGTGATCCCGGCTTACGTCTACAACTTCAAGCCCATCAAGGAGATCGCGTTCCTGGGCGAGATGATGGCGATCACGGCCATCGTGATGTGCATCCTGTTCGTCACCGTCGACGTCGGCAGCCCGCAGAACCTGTGGCACCTGATGCCCGGCGTCGGCCGGCCGAACTTCCCCGTGTCGCTCCTGACCTGGGACATCCTGGTCTTGAACGGCTACCTGGTCATCAACGCCAGCGTGTTCTTCTTCATCCTGTACAAGGTCGCTCACGGCAAGAAATACACGGCCATCCTACCGCTCATCCTGCTGAGCATTCCCTGGGCCGTCGGTATCCACACCGTCACCGCGTTCCTCTACAACGGGCTGGTCGCGCGGCCGTTCTGGAACGCGTCCATCCTGGCGCCGCGGTTCTTGGCCTCTGCGTTCTGTTCGGGGCCGGCGCTGATGATCCTGGTGCTTCAGGTGGTCGGGAAGCAGTTCCGCATCGCCATGGACGAGCGGGCCCTGTTCAAGATCGCCGAGCTCGTCTCCTACGCGCTCGCCTTCAACCTGTTCCTGTTCGGGGCCGAGGCGTTCAAGGAGTTCTACAGCCAGAGCCACCACATGGCGCCGATGCAGTACTTGTATTTCGGGCTGCACGGGCACGCCGCGCTGGTCCCACTGATGTGGACGGCACTGGCGTTGAACTGCACGGCCTTCGTGCTGTTCGTGGTGCGGAAGACCCGCGAGAAGAAGCGCTTCTTGAACCTCGGTTGCGTGCTGATCCTGATCGGCGTCTACATCGAGAAGGGCCTCGGGTTGGTCGTGCCGGGCTTCACGCCGGACGCCCTGGGCGAGATCTACGAGTACGTGCCGTCGCAGATCGAGCTGGCCATCGCCGCCGGGATCTGGGCCTCGGGCGCCCTGGTCTACACGCTCCTGGCGAAGTTCAGCATCCCGGTGTTCATCAAGGCCGGTCAATTCGTCCAGCTCGAGGAGTCATGA
- a CDS encoding YebC/PmpR family DNA-binding transcriptional regulator: MSGHSKWATIKRKKGALDAARGRLFTKLIREIVTAARIGGGDVNANARLRKAVNDAKGQAMPADTIKRAIGRGTGEIEGAAYEEVLYEGTGPAGTLFLVEGMTDNRNRTVAELRKIFERNNGLLGSSGTAGWAFDRLGTISLDKEQVSEDKLMEAAVEAGADDYRDEGDLWVVYTPKEQLYEVVAALEKAGLPLGESKIAYVPKNKKEVAGRDAEVCLNLVDALDEHDDVQSVFSDFDVSDEELARIGGG; encoded by the coding sequence ATGAGCGGTCATTCCAAATGGGCCACGATCAAGCGCAAGAAGGGCGCGCTGGACGCCGCGCGCGGCCGGCTGTTCACCAAGCTCATCCGCGAGATCGTGACCGCGGCGCGCATCGGCGGCGGCGACGTCAACGCGAACGCACGCCTGCGCAAGGCGGTCAACGACGCCAAGGGACAGGCCATGCCGGCCGACACCATCAAGCGGGCCATCGGGCGCGGCACCGGCGAGATCGAGGGCGCTGCCTACGAAGAGGTGCTGTACGAGGGCACCGGCCCGGCCGGCACGCTGTTCCTGGTCGAAGGCATGACCGACAACCGCAACCGCACCGTGGCGGAGCTGCGAAAGATCTTCGAGCGCAACAACGGCCTGCTCGGCAGCTCGGGGACGGCAGGTTGGGCGTTCGATCGCCTGGGCACCATCTCGCTCGACAAGGAGCAGGTCAGCGAAGACAAGCTGATGGAGGCGGCGGTCGAGGCGGGAGCCGACGACTACCGCGACGAAGGCGACCTCTGGGTGGTCTACACCCCGAAGGAGCAGCTGTACGAGGTCGTGGCAGCGCTCGAGAAGGCCGGTCTGCCCTTGGGCGAGAGCAAGATCGCCTACGTCCCGAAGAACAAGAAAGAGGTCGCCGGGCGGGACGCCGAGGTTTGTCTGAACCTGGTGGACGCGCTCGACGAGCACGACGACGTGCAGAGCGTGTTCTCGGACTTCGACGTCTCGGACGAAGAGCTCGCGCGCATTGGCGGTGGCTGA
- a CDS encoding CPBP family intramembrane metalloprotease, with amino-acid sequence MRPILLVVLAVALANAFAFRLDVAGSWKFWAGLGLPYAALAAFALYKLWDDGTLLDVLRPRWGDFSIGFVTAAVLLAGSWAARSVLVPTGTPRHLWFLRVYAQVGDADTVQRSLVLTLVLLGIALCEELTWRGFVLPAAEERFGPRSGWLVAALAYALAHLPTVFTLGDPVAGPNPLLLIAALGAGLVWTFTAKMTRRLPPVIVSHLAFSYFSVVQFRWPGM; translated from the coding sequence ATGCGTCCCATCCTGCTGGTGGTGCTGGCCGTGGCCTTGGCGAACGCCTTCGCGTTCCGGCTCGACGTCGCCGGCAGCTGGAAGTTCTGGGCCGGCCTCGGCCTGCCCTACGCGGCCCTCGCCGCCTTTGCGCTCTACAAGCTCTGGGACGACGGGACCCTGCTCGACGTGCTGCGGCCCCGCTGGGGTGACTTCAGCATCGGCTTCGTCACCGCGGCGGTCCTGCTCGCTGGATCGTGGGCGGCCCGCAGCGTGCTGGTTCCGACGGGCACGCCGCGTCACCTGTGGTTCCTGCGGGTCTACGCGCAGGTCGGCGACGCCGACACCGTGCAGCGCTCGCTCGTGCTGACGCTGGTGCTGCTCGGCATCGCCCTGTGCGAGGAGCTCACCTGGCGCGGCTTCGTGCTCCCCGCCGCAGAAGAACGCTTCGGCCCCCGAAGCGGCTGGCTCGTCGCCGCGCTGGCCTATGCCCTCGCGCACCTGCCCACCGTATTCACGCTCGGCGATCCCGTCGCCGGGCCGAACCCCCTCTTGCTCATCGCGGCCCTCGGCGCCGGGCTGGTCTGGACGTTCACCGCCAAGATGACCAGGCGTTTGCCGCCGGTAATCGTCTCGCACCTGGCGTTCTCGTACTTCTCGGTGGTGCAGTTCCGCTGGCCGGGGATGTGA
- a CDS encoding DUF1232 domain-containing protein → MSRALRGMMAREYEQSAGAEQLEAGSRIAPAASAADHVRLGLVQLLLPELVAAVEKVIVQSTDNASARGMAGGLLSYVCNPLDIIGDDLPLGRVDDALICALGLERLRSLHRVELEPRTEAVCRVTADCLGYLSTDLQHSIEDFVSEIERSTRAKAAKE, encoded by the coding sequence ATGTCCAGGGCGCTCCGGGGCATGATGGCCCGCGAGTACGAGCAGAGCGCCGGGGCGGAACAGCTGGAAGCCGGCTCGCGCATCGCCCCGGCGGCCTCCGCGGCGGATCACGTTCGGCTCGGGCTGGTGCAGCTGCTCCTGCCCGAGCTGGTGGCCGCCGTCGAGAAGGTCATCGTGCAATCTACGGACAACGCCTCCGCCCGCGGCATGGCGGGTGGGCTGCTCAGCTACGTCTGCAACCCGCTCGACATCATCGGAGACGACCTACCCCTGGGCAGGGTGGACGACGCGCTGATCTGCGCGTTGGGGCTCGAGCGCCTGCGCTCACTGCACCGCGTCGAGCTCGAGCCGCGCACCGAGGCGGTGTGCCGGGTAACCGCCGACTGCCTCGGCTACCTGAGCACGGATCTTCAGCACAGCATCGAGGACTTCGTCTCGGAGATCGAGCGCTCCACGCGGGCCAAGGCAGCCAAGGAGTGA
- a CDS encoding DUF4139 domain-containing protein codes for MILLALSSAACSAGFGQRPVKSDAELGRVIVYRSGVAYFERHARVVDGKLVLSVPAERVDDFLKSLTIRDAKSGKSLPVSFPTRVVHGDMVELGIELPKEASRDIAITYVTESPAWKPSYRVELGKDGRARLEAWAVVDNVSGEDWEKVTVGVGSTSALSFKYDLHSVRFVERETLNEGPAVALAPPTGGSPYAVAGGEVAVVGNIALDEVERLGKRGGAEAKPDADTLAAGGFGPAGGSGGGKGKKPMARARRLGSEHAQDDKVAGLALKLRSTGQHIRIEGFAKPGEPDLKNASLGRANTVKDALVRNGVPESQIEVVATGKTSDRDGVRLVTAQDKAKPVQAKAPDPAAAQSEPIGSALFVAPTPLSIKKDRSALLNMLSVTTKGEQVYFYDPVSSRGSRRFAFRAVRLENPSEHTLESGPFTVYAAGQFLGEGLSEPIPPKSSAFIPFALDKQLLVEPVVDTREEIDRLVTIQRGIVRTEAQTVRRTKLALANRGDAPAKVWVRHSVPEGWKLRDSKVKVEKLRGAHLFPVTVPARGALELEIEESQPLEKSIDINTDAGVETLALFLKKSKPVAPELQKQLDEIVRLHKHMVDTRERVSTLESQMTTYRERVDEIHAQLVTLRRVTSADKLSRHLAQKMEEISNRLQRATIEVTDLKGQLMTGKVALSDRLAELTLSPEKPNAVADKR; via the coding sequence GTGATTCTGCTCGCCCTGTCGAGCGCCGCCTGCAGCGCAGGCTTCGGACAGCGCCCGGTGAAATCGGACGCCGAGCTCGGCCGGGTCATCGTCTACCGCAGCGGAGTCGCCTACTTCGAGCGCCACGCGCGAGTGGTGGACGGCAAGCTCGTGCTGAGCGTGCCCGCGGAGCGCGTGGACGACTTCCTGAAGTCCCTGACCATCCGCGACGCGAAGAGCGGCAAATCGCTGCCGGTCTCCTTTCCGACCCGGGTCGTACACGGCGACATGGTGGAGCTCGGCATCGAGCTGCCGAAGGAAGCGTCGCGCGACATCGCCATCACCTACGTGACCGAGAGCCCGGCCTGGAAGCCGAGCTACCGCGTGGAGCTCGGGAAAGACGGGCGTGCTCGGCTCGAGGCCTGGGCCGTGGTCGACAACGTCTCCGGCGAAGACTGGGAGAAGGTGACCGTCGGGGTGGGCAGCACCTCGGCGCTGTCGTTCAAGTACGATCTGCACAGCGTGCGCTTCGTGGAGCGCGAGACGCTCAACGAGGGGCCCGCGGTGGCGCTGGCGCCGCCCACCGGCGGCTCGCCGTACGCCGTCGCCGGCGGAGAGGTTGCCGTCGTCGGCAACATCGCCTTGGACGAGGTCGAGCGGCTGGGCAAGCGGGGCGGCGCAGAGGCCAAGCCCGACGCCGACACGCTGGCGGCAGGGGGCTTCGGTCCCGCCGGCGGCAGCGGCGGCGGCAAGGGGAAGAAGCCCATGGCCAGGGCGCGGAGGCTCGGCTCCGAGCACGCGCAAGACGACAAGGTCGCCGGTCTCGCGCTGAAGCTCCGCTCCACCGGGCAGCACATCCGCATCGAGGGCTTCGCCAAGCCTGGCGAGCCAGATCTGAAGAACGCCTCCCTCGGCCGCGCCAACACCGTGAAGGACGCGCTGGTCCGGAACGGCGTTCCGGAGTCGCAGATCGAGGTCGTCGCGACCGGCAAGACCTCCGACCGCGACGGCGTGCGCCTGGTCACCGCGCAGGACAAGGCGAAGCCCGTGCAGGCGAAGGCTCCGGACCCGGCCGCCGCCCAGAGCGAGCCCATCGGCAGCGCGCTGTTCGTGGCGCCGACGCCCCTCAGCATCAAGAAGGACCGCTCGGCGCTGCTCAACATGCTCAGCGTCACCACCAAGGGCGAGCAGGTCTACTTCTACGACCCCGTCTCGTCGCGCGGCTCCAGGCGCTTCGCGTTCCGCGCCGTCCGGCTGGAGAACCCCAGCGAGCACACTCTCGAGTCCGGGCCGTTCACGGTCTACGCCGCGGGGCAGTTCCTGGGTGAAGGCCTGAGCGAGCCCATCCCACCCAAGAGCTCGGCCTTCATTCCCTTCGCGCTGGACAAGCAGCTCCTGGTCGAGCCGGTGGTGGACACCCGCGAGGAGATCGATCGCCTGGTCACCATCCAGCGCGGCATCGTGCGCACCGAGGCGCAGACCGTGCGCCGCACCAAGCTCGCGCTCGCCAACCGCGGCGACGCCCCGGCCAAGGTATGGGTGCGCCACTCCGTGCCCGAAGGCTGGAAGCTCCGGGACTCGAAGGTGAAGGTCGAGAAGCTCCGGGGCGCGCACCTGTTCCCCGTCACGGTGCCGGCGCGCGGCGCCCTGGAGCTCGAGATCGAAGAGAGCCAGCCCCTCGAGAAGAGCATCGACATCAACACCGACGCCGGGGTCGAGACCCTGGCGCTGTTCCTGAAGAAGTCCAAGCCCGTCGCGCCGGAGCTCCAGAAGCAGCTCGACGAGATCGTGCGCCTGCACAAGCACATGGTGGATACCCGAGAGCGCGTCTCGACCCTCGAGTCACAGATGACGACCTACCGAGAGCGCGTGGACGAGATCCACGCCCAGCTCGTCACGCTGCGCCGCGTGACCTCGGCGGACAAGCTGAGCCGGCACCTGGCCCAGAAGATGGAGGAGATCAGCAACCGCCTTCAGAGGGCGACCATCGAGGTCACCGACCTGAAGGGCCAGCTGATGACGGGCAAGGTCGCGCTCTCGGATCGCCTCGCGGAGCTGACGCTCAGCCCGGAGAAGCCGAACGCGGTGGCCGACAAGCGCTGA
- a CDS encoding 4Fe-4S dicluster domain-containing protein yields MASCGKTCGAAPSAAERGEKLVELRLGREGSRREFLAKGALAVAAAATSSACDQTAKFHAHYKELSEEDKKQLFARLEAEVLKRSGVKVKISDPKPMDGVEFAYALDLSLCNGNRRCAEACARENNLPDEPKFRYIQVVEMDRGTVDFEGGNHYYEHEQVPVKGKVYFPVQCQHCENPPCCKVCPVGATWKEPDGLVVVDYDWCIGCRYCIAACPYFGRRFNFAEPTIRPSRINPDQGYLSNRLRPVGVVEKCTYCLHRTRVGRYPACLEACPTGARKFGNLLDPNGEVRTILERKRVFVLKEELGTLPRFFYFYG; encoded by the coding sequence ATGGCTTCTTGCGGCAAGACGTGTGGAGCGGCCCCGAGCGCGGCTGAGCGCGGAGAGAAGCTGGTAGAGCTCCGGCTGGGCCGGGAGGGGTCGCGCCGGGAGTTCCTGGCGAAGGGCGCGCTGGCGGTGGCCGCCGCGGCGACGAGCTCCGCCTGCGACCAGACAGCCAAGTTCCACGCCCACTACAAGGAGCTCAGCGAAGAGGACAAGAAGCAGCTCTTCGCGCGCCTGGAAGCCGAGGTCCTGAAGCGCAGCGGCGTGAAGGTCAAGATCTCCGACCCAAAGCCCATGGATGGCGTCGAGTTCGCGTACGCCCTGGACCTCTCGCTGTGCAACGGCAACCGCCGCTGCGCGGAGGCCTGCGCGCGCGAGAACAACCTGCCGGACGAGCCGAAGTTCCGCTACATCCAGGTTGTCGAGATGGACCGCGGCACGGTCGATTTCGAGGGCGGCAACCACTACTACGAGCACGAGCAAGTGCCGGTGAAAGGCAAGGTGTACTTCCCGGTGCAGTGCCAGCACTGCGAGAACCCGCCGTGCTGCAAGGTCTGTCCGGTGGGCGCCACCTGGAAAGAGCCCGACGGGCTGGTGGTCGTGGATTACGACTGGTGCATCGGCTGCCGCTATTGCATCGCGGCGTGCCCCTACTTCGGGCGCCGCTTCAACTTCGCGGAGCCGACCATCAGACCGAGCCGCATCAACCCGGATCAAGGCTACCTCTCCAATCGTCTGCGCCCCGTGGGCGTGGTGGAGAAGTGCACGTATTGCCTGCACCGGACCCGAGTCGGGCGCTACCCAGCCTGCCTCGAGGCCTGCCCCACGGGCGCGCGGAAGTTCGGCAATCTCCTCGACCCGAACGGCGAGGTGCGCACCATCCTCGAGCGCAAGCGGGTGTTCGTGCTCAAGGAGGAGCTCGGGACATTGCCCCGCTTCTTCTACTTCTACGGCTGA
- a CDS encoding FHA domain-containing protein, whose protein sequence is MASPKIQSTATAVCVRIGGRELRLSPGTYTLGRHHSCDIVLESTLVSRRHAQLGVTRTTAVLTDLGSSNGVYVNGERVGAPVSLRNGDRVLLGDQELEVALGSASGPVAIDSKRLAFAQSLDLRVSDEDLDDIPHSSERSAPGTRTVDFFELVGRVVDRVLAAGRYDEAATMLQSQLSKVLADARAGRAIPAANRDASLRYAILLGAGAGDARWLDYALDLLTACASAPTQELAQDLEEAVAKVGGVDEQRLARYVAVVDTFPEALERLRGVTLARQLQRVARRAR, encoded by the coding sequence ATGGCCTCACCCAAGATCCAGTCCACCGCCACCGCCGTCTGCGTTCGCATCGGCGGCCGGGAGCTCCGGTTGTCCCCGGGCACCTACACGTTGGGTCGCCACCATTCCTGCGACATCGTGCTCGAGTCCACGCTGGTGTCCCGGCGCCACGCCCAGCTCGGCGTGACGCGCACCACGGCGGTGCTCACGGATCTCGGCAGCTCGAACGGCGTGTACGTCAACGGAGAGCGCGTCGGCGCCCCGGTCAGCCTGCGCAACGGGGATCGCGTGCTGCTCGGCGACCAGGAGCTCGAGGTCGCCCTGGGCTCCGCGAGCGGACCCGTCGCCATCGACAGCAAGCGGCTCGCGTTCGCGCAGTCGTTGGACCTTCGCGTGAGCGACGAAGACCTCGACGACATTCCGCACTCGAGCGAGCGCTCCGCACCGGGGACGCGCACGGTCGATTTCTTCGAGCTCGTGGGCCGGGTCGTCGATCGCGTGCTGGCGGCGGGGCGCTACGACGAGGCCGCCACCATGTTGCAGTCGCAGCTCAGCAAGGTGCTGGCCGACGCCCGCGCGGGCCGAGCGATCCCCGCGGCCAATCGCGACGCCTCGCTGCGCTACGCCATCCTCCTCGGCGCCGGCGCTGGCGACGCTCGCTGGCTCGACTATGCGCTCGACCTCTTGACGGCCTGCGCCAGTGCGCCGACGCAGGAGCTCGCGCAGGATCTCGAGGAGGCCGTGGCGAAGGTCGGCGGCGTGGACGAGCAGCGGCTGGCCCGCTACGTGGCGGTGGTGGACACCTTCCCCGAGGCCCTCGAGCGGCTGCGGGGCGTGACCCTGGCCCGGCAGCTCCAGCGCGTCGCGCGTCGGGCGCGCTGA